From the Streptomyces pluripotens genome, one window contains:
- a CDS encoding acyl-CoA dehydrogenase family protein, with the protein MPAFSLEPEQIAWCAELRTLAARRLRPLADQGDPGRVNRPLLTELGRLGLPRRLFASGALDLCLMRESLAQACIEAETALALQGLGAHPVHAHGTPVQRGHWLPRVADGSAVAAFALSEPGAGSDAAALALAAEPDGSHAWRLTGAKCWISNAPEADFYTVFARTTPGAGSRGVTAFLVPADRPGLTGTALEMISPHPIGALDFDAVPVTADDVLGEVDRGFAVAMGTLNLFRPSVGAFAVGMAQAALDATLDHTRQRQAFGGRLMDLQAVSHQTAEMALRTEAARLMVYAAAAAYDEGAVDVPRRAAMAKLLATETAQYVVDAAVQLHGALALRRGHLLEHLYREVRAPRIYEGASEVQRGIIAKELYAMTQDREVR; encoded by the coding sequence GTGCCCGCATTCTCGCTCGAACCGGAGCAGATCGCCTGGTGTGCGGAGCTGCGCACGCTGGCCGCACGACGGCTGCGCCCGCTCGCCGACCAGGGCGATCCCGGCCGTGTCAACCGGCCGCTGCTCACCGAACTCGGCAGGCTCGGGCTGCCGCGTCGGCTGTTCGCTTCCGGCGCGCTCGACCTGTGCCTGATGCGGGAGTCCCTGGCGCAGGCCTGCATCGAGGCCGAGACCGCCCTCGCCCTCCAGGGGTTGGGTGCTCATCCGGTGCACGCCCACGGCACCCCCGTCCAGCGCGGACACTGGCTCCCCAGGGTCGCCGACGGCAGTGCGGTGGCTGCCTTCGCGCTGAGCGAGCCCGGAGCCGGTTCGGACGCCGCGGCGCTGGCCTTGGCGGCCGAGCCCGACGGCAGCCACGCCTGGCGGCTCACCGGAGCCAAGTGCTGGATCTCCAACGCCCCCGAGGCCGACTTCTACACGGTCTTCGCGCGTACCACGCCCGGTGCCGGATCCCGGGGCGTGACCGCCTTCCTGGTCCCTGCCGACCGGCCCGGACTCACCGGCACGGCACTGGAGATGATCTCACCGCACCCCATCGGTGCACTCGACTTCGACGCCGTGCCGGTCACCGCCGACGACGTGCTCGGTGAGGTCGACCGCGGCTTCGCCGTCGCCATGGGCACCCTCAACCTCTTCCGTCCCAGTGTGGGCGCCTTCGCGGTCGGCATGGCACAGGCCGCGCTCGATGCCACCCTCGATCACACCCGTCAACGCCAGGCGTTCGGAGGTCGGTTGATGGACCTTCAGGCGGTCTCCCACCAGACTGCCGAGATGGCGCTGCGCACCGAGGCTGCGCGACTGATGGTGTATGCGGCGGCCGCGGCGTACGACGAAGGCGCGGTCGACGTGCCCCGGCGTGCCGCGATGGCCAAGCTGCTCGCCACCGAGACCGCGCAGTACGTCGTCGACGCCGCCGTCCAACTGCACGGAGCCCTCGCCCTGCGCCGCGGCCACCTCCTCGAACACCTCTACCGCGAGGTGCGTGCGCCGCGCATCTACGAGGGAGCCAGTGAGGTCCAACGGGGCATCATCGCCAAGGAGTTGTATGCCATGACCCAGGACCGGGAGGTCAGGTGA
- a CDS encoding PaaX family transcriptional regulator gives MINVSEQHAPRSLIVTLYGAYGRYMPGPVPVAELIRLLAAVGVDAPSVRSSVSRLKRRGLLLPARTERGAAGYELSAEARQLLEDGDRRVYATAPPEDEGWVLAVFSVPESERNKRHVLRSRLAGLGFGTAAPGVWIAPARLHEETRHTLHRLRLDPYVDFFRGEHLGFAPTADAVTRWWDLAAIAKEHEHFLDAHAPVLHAWERRPDTPPEEAYRDYLLALDSWRHLPYTDPGLPTRLLPQDWPGFRSAEVFRALHARLRDAGAEFAGV, from the coding sequence ATGATCAACGTGTCCGAGCAGCACGCCCCCAGGTCCCTCATCGTCACGCTCTACGGTGCGTACGGCCGCTACATGCCCGGCCCAGTGCCCGTCGCCGAGCTGATCCGGCTCCTGGCCGCGGTCGGGGTGGACGCACCCTCGGTGCGCTCCTCGGTGTCCCGGCTCAAACGCCGCGGTCTGCTGCTGCCCGCCCGTACGGAGCGTGGCGCCGCTGGGTATGAACTCTCCGCCGAAGCACGGCAGTTGCTGGAAGACGGAGACCGCCGTGTCTATGCGACGGCGCCTCCCGAGGACGAGGGTTGGGTGCTCGCGGTGTTCTCCGTCCCCGAGTCGGAGCGGAACAAACGGCATGTGCTGCGGTCCCGGCTGGCCGGCCTCGGCTTCGGCACTGCGGCCCCGGGGGTGTGGATCGCCCCGGCCCGTCTGCACGAGGAGACGCGCCACACGCTGCACCGGCTGCGCCTGGACCCCTACGTGGACTTCTTCCGGGGCGAGCACCTCGGCTTCGCACCCACGGCCGACGCGGTCACCCGGTGGTGGGACCTGGCCGCGATCGCCAAGGAACACGAGCACTTCCTGGATGCGCACGCTCCCGTCCTGCACGCCTGGGAGCGCCGCCCGGACACCCCGCCCGAGGAGGCCTACCGCGACTACCTGCTCGCCCTCGACTCCTGGCGCCATCTGCCCTATACCGACCCGGGCCTGCCCACCCGGCTCCTGCCACAGGACTGGCCCGGGTTCCGTTCGGCCGAGGTCTTCCGGGCGTTGCACGCGCGGCTACGCGACGCGGGCGCGGAGTTCGCCGGAGTGTGA
- a CDS encoding AMP-binding protein, whose translation MHLSAHVDTFARDHLPPPDEWPELRFDLPELRYPDRLNCAAELLDGPGADRSVFHAPTGPTWTYGELRARVDRIAYLLTGDLGVVPGNRVLLRGPTTPWLAACWLAVLKAGAVAVTVLAQQRPHELATICEIARVQHALCDIRAVDDLARAGIPGLRITSYGGDTPDDLLRRPTPATPYPAVDTAADDVALIAFTSGTTGRPKGCMHFHRDVLAAADTFSKHVLRPHQDDVFAGSPPLGFTFGLGGLVIFPLRARASTLLLEQAGPRQLLPAIAEHRVSVLFTAPTAYRAMLDALDGHDVSSLRRCVSAGENLSAATWRAWHERTGVRIINGIGATELLHIFISAADQRIRPGTTGVPVPGWQARVQGTNGEPVPDGEPGLLAVRGPIGCRYLADLRQRAYVRDGWNVTGDTYVREPDGYFRYVSRADDMIISAGYNIAGPEVEEALLRHPDVVETAVVGRPDEARGHVVVAYTVLRDGAQQDPEALRTFLKSELAPYKCPREFVFLDALPRTATGKLQRFRLRTASDRQ comes from the coding sequence ATGCATCTCTCGGCCCACGTCGACACCTTCGCGCGCGACCATCTGCCCCCGCCGGACGAGTGGCCCGAGCTGCGGTTCGACCTGCCGGAACTGCGTTACCCCGACCGGCTGAACTGCGCCGCGGAGCTCCTGGACGGTCCCGGTGCGGACCGTTCGGTCTTCCACGCCCCGACCGGGCCCACCTGGACATACGGCGAGCTGCGGGCACGCGTCGACCGGATCGCGTACCTCCTCACGGGAGACCTCGGTGTGGTCCCCGGCAACCGGGTCCTGCTGCGCGGCCCCACCACCCCGTGGCTGGCCGCCTGCTGGCTGGCGGTGCTGAAGGCGGGCGCGGTGGCGGTCACCGTGCTGGCCCAGCAGCGCCCGCACGAGCTGGCGACGATCTGCGAGATCGCCCGGGTGCAGCACGCCCTGTGCGACATCCGGGCGGTGGACGACCTGGCGCGGGCGGGGATACCAGGGCTGCGGATCACCTCGTACGGAGGCGACACCCCCGATGACCTCCTCCGCCGCCCGACACCCGCCACCCCCTATCCCGCGGTCGACACCGCGGCCGACGACGTCGCTCTGATCGCGTTCACCTCGGGCACCACGGGCCGCCCGAAAGGGTGCATGCACTTCCACCGGGACGTGCTGGCCGCCGCCGACACATTCTCGAAGCACGTGCTGCGTCCTCATCAGGACGACGTGTTCGCGGGCAGTCCCCCGCTCGGCTTCACCTTCGGTCTCGGCGGACTGGTCATCTTCCCGCTGCGGGCCCGCGCCAGCACCCTCCTGCTGGAGCAGGCCGGCCCCCGGCAACTGCTCCCCGCGATCGCCGAGCACCGCGTCTCGGTCCTCTTCACCGCCCCGACCGCGTACCGCGCCATGCTGGACGCGCTGGACGGGCACGACGTCTCCTCCCTGCGGCGCTGCGTGTCGGCCGGGGAGAACCTGTCCGCGGCCACCTGGCGGGCCTGGCACGAGCGCACCGGCGTGCGCATCATCAACGGCATCGGCGCGACCGAACTGCTGCACATCTTCATCTCCGCAGCGGACCAGCGCATCAGGCCCGGCACCACGGGCGTGCCGGTGCCCGGCTGGCAGGCGCGCGTGCAGGGCACGAATGGTGAGCCGGTACCCGACGGAGAACCTGGCCTGCTGGCCGTGCGCGGCCCGATCGGCTGCCGCTACCTCGCCGACCTGCGGCAGCGCGCGTATGTCCGCGACGGCTGGAACGTCACCGGCGACACCTACGTCCGCGAGCCCGACGGGTACTTCCGCTACGTGTCCCGCGCCGACGACATGATCATCTCAGCTGGGTACAACATCGCCGGGCCGGAGGTGGAGGAGGCCCTGCTGCGCCACCCCGACGTGGTGGAGACGGCGGTCGTCGGCCGGCCCGACGAGGCACGCGGCCACGTGGTGGTGGCGTACACGGTCCTGCGGGACGGAGCCCAGCAGGATCCGGAAGCCCTCCGTACGTTCCTCAAGTCCGAACTGGCCCCCTACAAGTGCCCGCGTGAGTTCGTGTTCCTGGACGCGCTCCCGCGCACGGCCACCGGAAAGCTGCAGCGGTTCCGGCTGCGCACCGCGAGTGACCGGCAGTGA